The Onychomys torridus chromosome 9, mOncTor1.1, whole genome shotgun sequence genomic sequence TAAGCATGAAGGGCTGTCTGGGGACTCACATATGCTCAGCTTTTAGGAGAAAAGTAGAGGGAGGTGGCCCTGGCTCCAGACTCCCTGGGTTGTGTGGTTTGGGCAAGGCGCCTTAACAGAGCTGGAAAGACACATTTGCAATCCAGATAGGCATTACTCCAAGAGCAGGAGTTCATGGGGCTGACTGACCTTCTCTTGCAAATTTGATTGCCCTTCACCAGCAGGGAGAGGCAAGAGGCTGGGCTGCCCTGTGGCCACTGCTGTTTTCTGCTGTTTCACAGCAGAAGTAGTTCTACCTACTATACCAGTGGCTAATAAACGAGAACTTCATACAACCATTGATTAAAACTGTGCCTCACTTATGAGATCGTTTGTCACTGAAATGtggctgttttgtttcttcagagGCTTGCTCTGAAACCTAAATAAAGCCCAATTCTTTCAGCAGCCAGCTCTGCTGCCTGGTTGGAATAGCACGTCCATGGCTCCCTGTGACTTGGCATAACTTCCCACATGCTCTGGTTTCCCATAGGCCAGAATATGTGTTAACACACCCCAAACCTGCCTCCTACTGACAGAGACCATTATGCCCAATTTTTTCCCATATTTAAATTGGGTCCCTAAATGATGCCTCCCAAATTCCAGGTCTGTCAAAGATaagttagattttaaaaattcgtATTTTGCCACACATTTCCTCCCCTACTGCCCACATAAGGAAGAGGTGAAACAATTTTTAGTGATAAATGACTGATACATTGATCACAAGCCTCACTGAGTAATGTCCTTCATGTCCTCAAGACAGAGTCTCCTTGTTAAATGGTGCCAACTAGGAATCCCAAGAAAAGCAAGATATTATGGGATGCCCCTCATACTCCGAACATTAATTATTCATTCAGTAAGCACTTCTTGAGTAGCCAGTGGTATCCAGCTATGCACTGAGAGTTCACGTGTATGAATATGATTACTAAATGCCTGTGTCCATGTAGATCCATAAGTAGCAACCTGAAAAGGCCAGACAAGGCACaccaagggagagaaaaaaaataattattccaGCTAAAATGAGGAGAGCCAcccaagaagaaaacatgaattctAATTGCCCAGAGTAAGTGTTCCAAAATGGCACCCAAAGGGTCTGGGTTTCAAAGTTTTACAGATTTCAACAGGGGAAAGAGTTGGGCATGTTGCTCAATGACAGTGGGCTCATGCAGCGTACACAAGCCCTGGATTCAGTCACCAGcactgaggaaaaataaaaagtcagatTTCTTGATCCCTGACAAGTGTGATGGTgttcacctgtaaccccagatctCTATGGCACAGAAGTGGAGGATTAAGAATTTGGTAGCAGCCTAGGCCTGCCTATCAAGCTCAGGGCGAGACTGTGATCCATAGAGtttcctaaataaaataaaacattacatttaaaaGGAACAAGAAGGGAAACAGAGCAATTGTGCAGGTAGAAAACAGCCTAAGAGTTTCATTGGTCGTCACACATCCAGCCGATAGTAAAAAGGGTTTGGGTGAGAGTATTTCTTACCTTTATGGCATCAAAGTCTCCCAAAACCTGTCCAACTGGGGTCTCTTGCCTTGTATTTCCTCCAGATTGAAAACTTTATGGCCtcattcttgtgacattttcttaaaaaaatttcttaaaaaaaaaaaaaaaagctgggcagtggtggtacacgctttaatactcaggaggcagaggcagagcagaggcaggtggatctctgtgagttcgaggccagcctggtctacagagcgagatccaggacaggcaccaaaactacacagagaaaccctgtctcaaaaacaaacaaacaaaaaaggtgcTTGCTCGCATGTATGTTTGCGCACCACCTGCATGCCTGTGCCGACAGAGCTCAGAGacggaactggagttgcagatggtcgtgagctgccatgggggtctGGGAACTACCTCAGTCTTTTTCAAGGGCATTGGACTCTTAAACCGTCTGAAACTCTGAACCCTCTCCGGCCCTCTAGTGATATTTCCATCCTTCTTTTATTTCCCGTTTTTGACCAATATCTTCCCGAGTTAAAGAGCTGAAGGTCCAGTGGTCATGTTCCAAAGGGAAGAGGCCAGGCGCGGACGGGTAGGCGGCTGAAGCCATACACGAGTGTTGAGTGCATGGTGTCCATTCGCGGGGCCATGTCTTTTCATTCCGCCCCCATTTCGGAATGTTggaacacataaaaacagaacaaacgaGGGGCAATCTAAAGTCCTGGCGTGAGAGCGCGCCTTACTCCCGAAGACCCCCTCCTAGCTGCACTCGAGCCTGGGAGACTGGGGGGATGGCGGCAGTCTGGTCCGCGGTCGGACACTGTCATCAGTTAGGACCTGGTAAAATGAGGTCCAATTAGAATTAAGAGCCCTGTGTAGGGCTTTTGTTTCTTCGCAATTCTAACTCCAGTCAAGTTTTATCTTCGAGAATCTCAGCCAACGGATTTAGGATAAACCACAGGTCACGAGAACACATCTGCCATCGCTTCGATCATTGTCTTCTTCATATTCATTGATCTTGACGGGCATTTCATAAAACCATCAGCTTGTTCGTTAAAAGATTTGGAAAGCCTTACAGGGTCTAATAGTGTGAACACTTTAAAATCTTTAGAGAGGCCGAGCCAGACCTGCAGGATGAAGTCCCGAAGCTGCCCGAGGCAGCGCACACTTCCGGTTCCTGTTCCTAGCCGGAGCACTTCCGCCCCTGCGGCTCGTTGGCATGGAGGCCGGCTGGTCCTCCCCGGTGAGCAGCGTTGACGCCGCAGACCCGCAGCTGCAGCGGTTCGTGGAGGTGGAGACGCAGAAACAGCGGGTGCAGCTGCTGGTCCACCACATGACTGAGCTGTGCTGGGAGAAGTGCATGGACAAGCCCGGGCCCAGGCTGGACGGCCGGGCCGAGGTCTGCTTGGTGAATTGCGTCGAGCGCTTCATCGATACGAGCCAGTTCATCCTGAATCGACTGGAGCAGATCCAGAAAGCCAGACCATTCTTCTCTGAAAGCCTCTCTGACTGATCTCGGCGTTTCCCTCCTTGGAAAAGGAAGGTAGGCCGGGAAATGAGCTCTGAGGGGGCAGGTCCCACTTCATCTAAGAATTAGGAAAGATTAATCTTTTTGGTGTTTGTGGGTCTTGAGTGCCCTGGGGGTTTGAGTTGTGGGTggctatttctttccttttttagatagtcactatgtagtcctggctggccaggaatttACTCTGTAAACcaaactagcctggaactcccgcatctgcctgcttctgcctcctgagtgctagggttaaaggcatgcgccaccatgcctaggGAGCTACCGGAACTCTGGTTGTGTTTTTATcgttattttatgtgcatgtgtgtgtttctgtgagtgtTGGCCACATGAGTACAGTGCTCATGGGGGCCAGGAGAGGGCTTCAGATCTCTGGAGCTgtagttgcaggcagttgtgagacacACAGTACGTGTGCCGTAACTGAGCTGGGGGTCCTCCGGGAGACCGGAAAGTGCCGTTAacggctaagccatctctccagcctgtgggtTGTGTTTTAAAAGGTCATCTTGTGAAGTGACTGACAGATAAATGGAGAGCTGCGTAGGTGTGTGTGAGGCGGGACTTCTTTCGAGGTCCCCTTAGCTGCCGAAGTTTGGTAGTAGAGCTGCTTTGCACCGTTTGGGACCACACAGGTAAGTCCCCACTTGTGTGAGCTCATTCTAGATGTTCTATTATGGCAGATGGGAGTCAGGcttgatgacacatgcctttcatcctagcactggggGGCAGgtggattgcaagtttgaggtcagtctgggataTATAGTGAGATACTGGATTTCTTAAGAAATCAAAATTATTATTACAATTATGACTAAAAACTTACAAGATGTATCTGATTCTAGAAAGCTCATACCATTTTGGAACATATACTAATAATACATTTACGCAAATACAAGTCTCTCGAATGTTCAGGTGCCTTCTAGAAATCTCAGAGTTTTAAAGAATTTggagatattttttttaaaaagataaaggagTTTAAAATGCTTGATAAGTGTTACCTTGGTTAATCATTCAATCAAAGtcacaataaaaaattttaaaagggggccaatgagatggctcaaaaggtaaaggtgcttgccacgtGAGCTTAGCAGCCTTCATTTGATGCATGGAGTCCACATAAAAGTGGATAGAGAGAGCTAACTTTACAGCGTTGTCCCCTGACCTTTGCATGTGTGCCATGATACACATGCACCCCAaacaatattattaatttttttaaaagtcttaaagaaaataagatttaACAAAAGCTTAGCTCTTTCAAGATGGAGAAGACTTCAGTAATCAGGACTGAGTGAAAGAGCACAGAGTCTTCATCCACTAGGCTGCTCCTGAGCCTGAGGTCCACTGGGAAATAGGGATTGGTAAGCAGATGGCCTTATTTAGAGTTTGGGCCAGAACTGGGCAGAGAAGCGTTCTAGCTTCTCATGGCCACTGCAGGTTTAGAGTTAGAGGGAAGAGGAACCCAAGGCTAAGATACACATGTGACAGGTTGGCTGTGACATAAGCCATGAGAGGCTCTCCCTGGAAGAAGGTGCTGTTAGGGTTATTCTCACAGCTGCATGGGGTGGTCGAAGCATGCGTGTGTGGGTTCATGGGGCTCCatggaaagaaaactcagaggcaccttaagaGTGAATTTAGCCCTTGGCAGCTGCAGAGGGGTCCAGCGtcaaaggactgaagcactttgCCTTCACCTAGGGCAGTTTTATTTACTCTATTTACaatttagccagttaatttctgTACCTTCAAGCAACCTAAAAGGAGCTCCCAGAAataaaatgccaagtgcaaattactTCATTTCTCTGGTACCATGGTTTTCCAGGTTTcttgaaccaagttttgcataggcctttgatccttgggagactctctgatccttgattctcagacaagattcacataggacCATAGGAGAAACTAAAGGTatggttaaacaaaggaaggattagggctGGGTGCTGCTCTTTGGAGCCAAGCTAGGAGCTCAACAGAAATGCAGACACAATGAGGTGCCCTGGAGAAAGTTTCTTCTTGTCCATTCCTCGTTCATGAGGGCTTTGGATGCTCTGCCATCTATTGCTGGACTGATGAGAAAATCCTGAAATATGTCAGTGCCTGGAAGAAATAACAAAGCATGTGTagaaatggaagtcagaagacaccCAGTGAATGAGGTCACCTTGGGAGCTGGAAACACGGCTCAGTCATTGACAAATGTGTTGCCTTTTTGCTTCTGCTGAGAACCAGTGCCTGTCTGGTGGCTCTCAGCAGTTTCTAACTCCAGTCCCGGGACTCAGCATTCTCTCCTCACCCCTAGGAGCATTGTACACAATGGTACACTTCCATCCTCacaacaggctggagagaggacttggtgattaagagcactggttgctcttccagaggacctgcttaCGTTCCTAACACCCACTTGGCGGCTCACAGCCCTCCAGAACTgcagtctcaggggatccagcACACCCCCTTCTGGCATCCAtaagcactacacacacatggcaaacagacatacatgcagttagaacacccatacacataaaataaaaataaagattaaaaaactgtgcacataaaataaaaataaaggtaaagaactgtacacataaaataaatatctaagaGAAAGGAACCTGCTCTTTGTAACTTCTCAGCTTTTGTTACTTTGGAAAGGGCTGACCTAAGAGAGtccattttttcccctccctccctctttcctcctccctccctccttcctgtgtgttGTTGTCTTGTTTGACAACTTCCTCCCTTGTCCCTGAACAATGTTCTCGGTAGACATTGCTGATCAACCGTCCTGTGTTTTAGTCTTGGTCATTTGTTGCCAGAATGAGATTTGTTTCAGTTGCTCTGACCTGATCCTGTGTTGGTAAGTGGTAGGTAGTGACGAAAGACCCTCTTAATCAAAGATTTGGTTTAGAAGGAGGGACTGTTAGCCTATATTTACCTGcagtccattttttaaattgaatttttgcttttcttatgCTTGATAGCCTAGCCTCTCAGAACACTAGCTGTGGTTTTGTTAGAAGATATATTCCTTAATAGGCAACAGTTGCACAGTACTCCTGCTGGTACTTTCTGTTTGTTCTCTGCTTTGTACCTataatctggtgtgtgtgtgtgtgtgtgtgtgtgtgtgtgtgtgtgtgtgtgtgtgtagttgcaggtggctgtgagcctccaagtgggtgctaggaatcaaacctgggtcctctggaagagcagccagtgctcttgactgctgagccacctctccagcccttgtcctTGTCATCTTAACCATACAAGGTTCTCTCAGACAAATAAAATGACTCTTTCTTGGCCTGGTGTGGTAGTACACGTCGGTAATGCCAGCAGACAGGCCGCAGAGCAGCAGGTAGGAAGGTCCTGAGGGTGAATCCAGTCCAGGCCATGTACTTTCAGGATGGCCTGGGCAGCAGAGCAAGACCTGTCTCAGAGTAACAGTGGACATACTCTCCCTTGGAGCACTTTATTAAAAACATATCCCCATGTTTGTAACTTTCTTTCTAAGACACACCTCAGTTCCCTCACAGACAGTGGTTTCTTACTTGGAGTTTCAATCATAACCCTTAGCAGTCGTGTGCCAGCACCTTGTACAGACCAGCTTACAAAGTCTATAAAGTATGTGCCGTTTTCATAACACCCTCAAATGTGGAAACAGACCCAGTATAtttaaacttgtttaaaataataaagcaaaatgttGAAGTATGTAAAATTTCAACCTATGATCCtgatgttttgttatttttgactTATCTAGGAATGACCCAGACCTCAAATGAAAATGACTTAACCTG encodes the following:
- the LOC118590873 gene encoding putative mitochondrial import inner membrane translocase subunit Tim8 A-B is translated as MEAGWSSPVSSVDAADPQLQRFVEVETQKQRVQLLVHHMTELCWEKCMDKPGPRLDGRAEVCLVNCVERFIDTSQFILNRLEQIQKARPFFSESLSD